One genomic segment of bacterium includes these proteins:
- a CDS encoding ABC transporter ATP-binding protein gives MLEVNAIKVFRGDAQVLWDVSIEVHKGEVVTVLGANGAGKTTLFETILGVHHPAEGSIRFLDTDITHEPPFRITRMGMACVPEGRRIFKDMTVYENLEMGAYAPGARSHVKESLERIFQLFPVLRERQKQIAGTLSGGQQQMLAIGRALMSKPSMLLLDELSLGLAPVVTGEIYGVLKRLNQEGVTMLLIEQNAVRTLRHSHRAYVLETGRMVLEGSSEHLLKDEHVKKAYLGA, from the coding sequence ATGCTTGAGGTCAATGCCATAAAGGTCTTCAGGGGAGATGCCCAGGTGCTTTGGGATGTGAGCATTGAGGTGCACAAGGGCGAGGTGGTCACGGTCTTGGGGGCTAATGGAGCAGGCAAAACAACCCTTTTCGAGACCATACTGGGAGTTCACCACCCCGCAGAGGGCTCCATAAGATTTCTGGACACAGATATAACCCATGAACCACCTTTTCGCATCACCCGCATGGGAATGGCCTGCGTTCCTGAGGGAAGAAGGATCTTCAAAGATATGACGGTTTACGAGAATCTGGAGATGGGCGCCTATGCTCCTGGGGCCAGAAGCCATGTAAAAGAAAGCTTGGAGCGGATTTTCCAACTCTTTCCCGTGCTAAGAGAAAGACAAAAACAGATAGCCGGCACCCTAAGCGGCGGACAGCAACAGATGCTGGCCATAGGCCGGGCCCTCATGTCCAAACCCTCCATGCTTCTGCTGGACGAACTCTCTTTGGGCCTTGCCCCGGTTGTCACAGGAGAGATCTACGGGGTCCTGAAAAGGCTCAACCAAGAGGGTGTGACAATGCTTCTCATAGAGCAAAATGCAGTGCGCACCCTGCGCCACAGCCACAGGGCCTATGTGCTGGAGACCGGTCGAATGGTGCTGGAAGGAAGCTCAGAGCATCTCCTGAAAGACGAGCACGTGAAAAAGGCTTATTTGGGTGCCTGA
- a CDS encoding DNA polymerase domain-containing protein — protein sequence MEQSPMLFGADPTPRIVAVEPADDRTIKLFLKDGEGRLEIQEEPFRPFLLLEDPSLLEGFKGDWSQEQLSGDNPYKFLAFFKCWSDCLRARDHLQRRSGIPPSDPQAPYLFLSDPVHQHLLLTGKTLFKEMSFRDLHRMALDIETACAPGYEFSNPQREEDRILSIALMDNRGYGEVLFAAEMSEPEMLRALEERIQRLDPDVIEGHNLFNFDLEYIAARAQRHGIRLMWGRQAQEVKVRRSRFTVAERVIDYTRMEVFGRHVVDTMFLLQYYDVSAREMESYGLKAAAIHFGLAQPDRKYIDRDRIQWFFENDPEGLKQYNLDDVKETLALSELLAHSFFLQARIFPFSYQNIFVRGNATKINSLFLREYLRRRASVPKPPGRSENFEGGYTDIFCTGVVKNVIHCDVASLYPSIMLSYGIRPSNDTLGVFLPLLGELRAFRLRAKQQAQHSTDPHLRDYYQALQQTFKVLINSFYGYLGTELHQFADPGAAARVTSLGRDIIKSMLAWLKQEGCQPVELDTDGIYFVPPPGVESRDQASELVARLSRSLPEGIQVEMAGLYPAMFSYKRKNYALLGERGQVMIKGSALRSRGMEKYLREFLSSMLRLLLEGRAQEIALLRDEFKERIKAHQMDISWLAKTETLTESPETYRQKVAAGKRNPSASYELAIASGRTYRAGDQVSYYVTGTRRTVRVYENCKLASEYDPSRPDLNVEYYLHKLEELWAKFQEFMPGSGQAKPAGSSGKKPPRAKPQGTGSKA from the coding sequence ATGGAACAAAGCCCTATGCTTTTTGGAGCAGACCCAACTCCCAGAATCGTGGCAGTGGAGCCTGCCGATGACCGGACCATCAAGCTCTTTCTAAAGGATGGTGAAGGAAGGCTTGAGATCCAGGAGGAGCCCTTCAGGCCCTTTCTGCTCCTAGAGGATCCATCCTTGTTGGAGGGATTCAAGGGTGATTGGTCCCAGGAGCAGTTGTCCGGAGATAACCCTTACAAGTTCCTGGCATTCTTCAAATGCTGGAGCGACTGTCTGAGAGCTCGCGATCATCTCCAGCGAAGAAGCGGTATTCCCCCCTCAGACCCCCAGGCTCCTTATCTTTTCCTCTCGGATCCCGTCCACCAGCATCTGCTCCTCACGGGAAAGACTCTTTTCAAAGAAATGAGTTTCAGGGATCTGCATAGAATGGCCCTGGACATAGAGACAGCTTGCGCACCTGGCTATGAGTTCTCAAACCCTCAGAGGGAGGAAGACAGAATCTTGTCCATCGCTCTTATGGACAACAGGGGCTATGGCGAGGTGCTTTTCGCAGCAGAGATGTCTGAGCCTGAAATGTTGAGGGCCCTGGAAGAGCGCATCCAGCGCCTGGACCCGGATGTCATAGAAGGCCACAACCTTTTCAACTTCGACCTCGAATATATAGCGGCCAGGGCCCAAAGACATGGAATCAGACTCATGTGGGGCAGGCAGGCGCAAGAGGTCAAGGTCAGGAGGTCACGTTTTACAGTGGCCGAGAGGGTCATAGATTACACCCGCATGGAGGTTTTCGGACGCCACGTGGTGGATACCATGTTTCTGCTTCAGTACTATGATGTGAGCGCCAGGGAAATGGAAAGTTACGGGCTCAAGGCTGCGGCCATTCATTTTGGGCTTGCCCAGCCCGACCGTAAGTACATCGATAGAGACCGGATTCAATGGTTTTTTGAGAACGACCCAGAGGGCCTGAAACAATACAACCTGGACGATGTGAAGGAGACACTGGCACTGTCGGAGCTTCTGGCACATTCCTTTTTCCTGCAGGCCAGGATTTTCCCTTTTTCCTATCAGAACATCTTTGTGAGGGGCAATGCCACCAAGATCAACTCCCTCTTTTTGAGGGAATACCTGCGCAGAAGGGCTTCGGTGCCCAAGCCCCCTGGAAGGAGTGAGAATTTTGAGGGAGGTTATACGGATATCTTCTGTACGGGCGTGGTGAAAAACGTGATCCACTGTGATGTGGCATCCCTTTACCCCTCCATAATGCTTTCTTATGGAATTAGGCCTTCCAATGATACGCTGGGAGTTTTCTTACCCCTGCTTGGAGAGCTGAGAGCCTTTAGACTGCGGGCAAAGCAACAGGCCCAGCATTCCACTGATCCTCACCTCAGGGACTATTACCAGGCCTTGCAGCAGACCTTCAAGGTCCTGATCAACTCCTTTTACGGATACCTGGGCACCGAGTTGCACCAGTTCGCTGACCCAGGGGCAGCGGCCCGTGTCACCAGCCTGGGCAGAGACATAATCAAAAGCATGCTGGCCTGGTTAAAACAGGAGGGCTGCCAGCCCGTGGAACTGGACACAGACGGCATATATTTTGTACCCCCTCCTGGTGTGGAATCCAGGGATCAGGCCTCCGAGTTGGTGGCCAGACTTTCCAGAAGTCTCCCAGAGGGAATTCAGGTGGAAATGGCAGGCCTTTATCCGGCCATGTTCTCGTACAAGAGGAAGAATTACGCCCTCTTGGGTGAGAGGGGACAGGTCATGATAAAAGGCAGTGCTCTGCGTTCCAGGGGCATGGAGAAGTACTTGAGGGAATTCCTTTCCTCCATGTTGCGGTTACTCTTGGAGGGCAGGGCCCAGGAGATTGCCTTGCTCCGGGATGAGTTCAAAGAAAGGATAAAGGCACATCAGATGGACATTTCGTGGCTGGCCAAGACAGAAACCCTTACCGAGTCGCCCGAGACCTATCGTCAGAAGGTGGCTGCAGGAAAACGTAACCCTTCGGCCAGTTACGAGTTGGCCATTGCATCTGGACGCACCTATAGGGCCGGAGACCAGGTTTCCTACTATGTGACAGGCACGCGAAGGACCGTGCGGGTTTACGAAAACTGCAAATTGGCTTCGGAGTATGACCCTTCCAGGCCTGATCTTAACGTGGAATACTATCTCCACAAGCTGGAGGAATTGTGGGCCAAGTTTCAAGAGTTCATGCCTGGATCAGGGCAGGCCAAGCCCGCGGGCAGCTCCGGGAAAAAGCCCCCGCGGGCCAAGCCTCAAGGAACAGGCTCAAAGGCGTAA
- a CDS encoding thiolase family protein, protein MRRVCVIAGGMCKWGVRNASQRDMFQEAARACFLDNPRISNKDVDGLIVSSAYTERCSFQTHLAPLVAEHVGIKPRSVCMRVELLCASGSSGIITAYGLIKAGVADVVMVIGGEKLYMPQKWEVFYSEMASVDHDWDGAQGLGLPPAAFAMVAKQHMKQFGTTEEQMALVSVKNRRNGLNNPNGQFQEPIDLATAMNAKAIVRPMKLYDCCPITDGAAAVILACEEKAKELTDKPLVYIMGTGQASVHNMSANMPDWTTWVALRTAAQQAYKAAGIGPAQINVAQTHDCFTISEIIEYEDLGFCEKGEGGRFIQDGQSDFGGKVPVNTDGGLLSCGHPFGGTGIRQAIEITRQLRGDATRQVQGAQFGLTHNLSGFIAAHTVLIYGREA, encoded by the coding sequence ATGAGAAGGGTCTGTGTGATAGCCGGCGGCATGTGCAAGTGGGGTGTTAGAAACGCCTCGCAGAGGGACATGTTTCAGGAGGCAGCAAGAGCCTGTTTCCTGGACAACCCTCGCATCAGCAACAAGGATGTAGACGGTCTCATAGTCTCATCGGCTTACACCGAACGCTGCTCCTTTCAGACGCATCTTGCGCCCCTTGTGGCCGAGCATGTGGGCATTAAACCTAGGAGCGTTTGCATGAGGGTGGAGTTGCTCTGTGCCAGTGGCAGCTCAGGAATAATAACCGCTTACGGCCTAATAAAGGCGGGGGTGGCAGATGTGGTGATGGTGATCGGAGGGGAAAAGCTGTACATGCCTCAGAAATGGGAGGTTTTCTACAGCGAGATGGCCTCTGTGGACCACGACTGGGATGGAGCCCAGGGATTGGGCCTCCCACCGGCCGCCTTTGCCATGGTGGCCAAACAGCACATGAAACAGTTCGGCACCACCGAAGAGCAGATGGCTCTGGTATCGGTCAAGAACAGGCGAAACGGGCTAAACAACCCCAACGGCCAGTTCCAGGAGCCCATCGACCTGGCCACGGCCATGAATGCCAAGGCCATCGTGCGTCCCATGAAGCTCTATGATTGCTGTCCCATTACCGATGGTGCAGCAGCAGTGATCCTGGCCTGTGAAGAAAAGGCCAAAGAGCTGACGGACAAGCCCCTGGTGTACATAATGGGAACAGGTCAGGCCTCTGTTCATAACATGTCGGCCAACATGCCTGACTGGACCACCTGGGTGGCTCTGCGCACGGCTGCTCAGCAGGCCTACAAGGCTGCTGGAATAGGTCCGGCTCAGATCAATGTGGCTCAAACCCACGACTGCTTTACCATCTCGGAGATCATAGAATACGAAGACTTGGGTTTCTGTGAGAAAGGCGAAGGGGGGCGATTCATTCAGGACGGTCAGTCGGACTTCGGAGGAAAGGTGCCTGTGAACACCGACGGCGGGCTTCTTTCTTGCGGCCATCCTTTTGGTGGCACCGGGATAAGACAGGCCATAGAGATCACACGACAGCTCAGGGGAGATGCCACCAGGCAGGTGCAGGGGGCACAGTTCGGGCTCACGCACAACTTGAGCGGTTTTATAGCGGCTCACACGGTGTTGATATATGGGAGGGAAGCCTGA
- a CDS encoding ABC transporter ATP-binding protein: MKLLLEGTQLSKSFGGLSALRGVSFYVKPQEIVGLIGPNGSGKTTLFNLISGVFPPEQGELSLEGEKITGLKPYQICRKGIGRTFQIVRPFLKMTCLENVLVPMLWAKAGEHNKSQRQQEAMEELKFVGLSPWAHKPAGELTLIQKKKLEVARALATRPKVILLDEVLAGLNPSEVLQALELIEEIRSVRGITVFWVEHVMGAIMKACDRVIVLDQGQKISEGLPQQVISDPVVVRAYLGESDA, from the coding sequence GTGAAGCTCTTGCTCGAGGGAACGCAACTAAGCAAGTCCTTTGGAGGCCTGAGCGCCTTGAGGGGCGTTAGTTTTTATGTCAAGCCCCAAGAGATAGTGGGGCTCATAGGCCCCAATGGCTCTGGGAAGACCACCCTCTTCAACCTGATAAGTGGAGTTTTCCCTCCTGAGCAGGGGGAATTGTCTTTGGAAGGTGAGAAGATAACAGGTCTCAAGCCATACCAAATCTGCCGCAAGGGAATCGGTAGAACCTTCCAGATAGTCAGACCTTTTCTAAAGATGACCTGTTTGGAAAACGTGTTGGTACCAATGCTGTGGGCAAAAGCAGGTGAGCACAACAAGAGCCAAAGGCAGCAAGAGGCCATGGAAGAGTTGAAATTCGTTGGGCTTTCCCCCTGGGCCCATAAGCCTGCCGGGGAGCTCACCCTGATCCAGAAGAAAAAACTGGAGGTGGCCAGGGCCCTGGCCACCAGGCCTAAAGTGATCCTGTTAGATGAGGTTTTGGCAGGGTTGAATCCTTCTGAAGTGCTACAGGCTTTGGAGCTCATTGAAGAGATCAGAAGTGTCAGAGGAATCACGGTCTTCTGGGTTGAGCATGTAATGGGAGCTATCATGAAAGCGTGTGACAGGGTCATAGTCCTGGATCAGGGGCAGAAGATCTCAGAGGGCTTACCCCAACAAGTCATTTCAGATCCTGTGGTGGTGAGGGCTTACCTGGGGGAATCTGATGCTTGA
- a CDS encoding zinc ribbon domain-containing protein, which yields MQSMDLFQGKYIGTMDLYPQQAPEFNRVHPFYEHLRQGRFTTTRCKKCGSKAFPPRVVCPECLSDELEWVDLPTEGTVLVVTEEEVGVPLGFETPLIHALVDLDGQLKIFTRVVNARVGQLKEGDRVRLYVFPVPPVPMEKGRDLVQVERVYYAFEPVP from the coding sequence ATGCAGAGCATGGACCTGTTCCAAGGCAAGTATATTGGCACAATGGATCTGTATCCTCAACAGGCACCGGAGTTTAACCGGGTACATCCTTTTTACGAACATTTGAGGCAGGGTAGGTTCACCACCACAAGGTGCAAGAAGTGCGGTTCAAAAGCATTCCCGCCTCGTGTGGTCTGCCCAGAGTGTCTCTCCGACGAGTTGGAATGGGTGGATCTGCCCACAGAGGGAACTGTGCTGGTAGTCACCGAGGAGGAGGTGGGCGTGCCTCTGGGATTCGAGACCCCTCTCATACACGCCCTGGTGGATCTGGACGGTCAGCTCAAGATTTTTACCAGAGTGGTCAACGCCCGGGTGGGGCAACTAAAGGAGGGAGATCGCGTCCGCCTTTATGTGTTCCCAGTGCCCCCTGTGCCCATGGAAAAGGGAAGGGACCTGGTTCAGGTAGAGAGGGTGTATTACGCCTTTGAGCCTGTTCCTTGA
- the fbp gene encoding class 1 fructose-bisphosphatase, with protein MAAEIVTVEQHILQGQREWGGRGDFSAILHQIILAAKIVSREVTKAGLLDILGPTGQVNVTGDEVQKLDVFANRTFIQALSYIGRICVIATEEEKDLVHIPEQYPKGDYAILFDPLDGSSNIDSNVSIGTIFSIYRRITPKDQPCTLEDVLQKGTRQVAAGYIVYGSSTMLVYTTGKGVNGFTLDPSVGEFFLSHPNIRIPEIGKIYSANESRYPYWKKGTRQYIDYIKQDDPATGRPKTSRYIGSLVADFHRNLLKGGIFLYPEDTKDPGSPRGKLRLMYEANPLALLVEQAGGAASTGYERILEIQPTELHQRVPLIIGSKKDVETYELFARNNL; from the coding sequence ATGGCCGCAGAAATAGTCACAGTGGAGCAGCACATATTACAGGGTCAGAGGGAGTGGGGAGGCAGGGGAGATTTCTCGGCCATTCTTCACCAGATCATCCTGGCGGCCAAGATAGTCTCCAGGGAGGTCACCAAGGCAGGCCTCCTGGACATCCTGGGGCCCACAGGCCAGGTCAATGTGACAGGTGACGAGGTTCAGAAACTGGATGTTTTTGCCAACCGCACCTTCATCCAGGCCTTGAGTTACATAGGCAGGATCTGCGTCATTGCCACCGAGGAGGAAAAAGACCTGGTGCACATCCCCGAGCAGTACCCCAAGGGTGATTATGCCATTCTTTTTGACCCCCTGGACGGGTCATCCAACATAGATTCCAATGTCTCCATCGGCACAATTTTTTCGATCTACAGGAGGATCACCCCCAAGGACCAGCCTTGCACCCTGGAGGACGTACTTCAGAAGGGCACAAGGCAGGTGGCCGCAGGCTACATCGTGTACGGTTCCTCCACCATGCTTGTTTACACAACAGGCAAGGGGGTCAACGGCTTCACCCTGGATCCCAGTGTGGGAGAGTTTTTCCTTTCTCACCCCAACATACGTATTCCAGAAATAGGAAAGATCTATAGTGCCAACGAGTCCCGATATCCTTACTGGAAAAAGGGCACGCGTCAGTACATAGACTATATCAAGCAAGATGATCCAGCCACTGGAAGGCCCAAGACCTCCAGGTACATAGGATCTCTGGTGGCCGATTTCCACAGAAACCTCCTCAAGGGAGGCATATTCCTTTACCCAGAGGACACCAAGGACCCAGGCAGCCCCAGGGGTAAATTGAGACTCATGTACGAGGCCAATCCCCTGGCCCTCCTAGTGGAACAGGCAGGCGGGGCCGCCTCCACGGGATATGAGCGCATCCTGGAGATTCAGCCAACGGAATTGCACCAGAGGGTGCCATTGATCATAGGATCCAAGAA